A window of Pan paniscus chromosome 10, NHGRI_mPanPan1-v2.0_pri, whole genome shotgun sequence contains these coding sequences:
- the LOC129393464 gene encoding IQ motif and SEC7 domain-containing protein 3-like, translating to CDNRGGGDAGLAAGGRLGPWERTAGLLGSCALALPGASPGAGRAQAAVGGIESLLENPVRAVLYLKGSGPSIVQKQQSLVHIQRQRIDEQERRLDELSAENRSLWEHQQQLLQAHPCARHRRSRYWPSGPLLSPLPLGARNLSRTRDSAHPPRHTPRPSRRRLSTTDSSWRGPSLLAAGLIQPKRPTSSRDTWGRYIQVEGGVTELLRCSRSPSSVQMPRALGKGVLSRRPE from the coding sequence TGTGACAATCGGGGTGGCGGTGACGCGGGGCTGGCGGCGGGAGGGAGGCTGGGCCCGTGGGAGAGGACCGCTGGGCTGCTGGGTTCCTGCGCCCTCGCGCTCCCAGGCGCCagcccaggggcaggcagggcgCAGGCGGCGGTGGGTGGCATCGAGAGCCTGCTGGAGAACCCGGTGCGCGCCGTGCTGTACCTCAAGGGCTCTGGGCCATCCATCGTGCAGAAGCAACAGAGCCTCGTCCACATCCAGCGCCAGCGCATCGACGAGCAGGAGCGGCGGCTGGATGAGCTGAGCGCGGAGAACCGCAGCCTGTGGGAGcaccagcagcagctgctgcaagCCCACCCTTGTGCCCGCCATCGTCGTTCCCGGTACTGGCCTTCTGGGCCACTGCTCTCACCGTTGCCACTGGGGGCCAGGAACCTCTCCAGGACCAGGGACAGCGCTCACCCGCCACGCCACACCCCGCGCCCGAGCAGACGCCGCTTAAGCACCACGGACAGCTCCTGGCGCGGCCCCAGCCTCCTGGCTGCCGGGCTCATACAGCCCAAGCGCCCCACCAGCTCCCGGGACACTTGGGGCCGCTACATACAAGTAGAAGGAGGGGTCACCGAGTTGCTGCGCTGCTCCCGGAGCCCTTCTTCAGTACAAATGCCCCGCGCCCTCGGCAAGGGCGTCCTGAGCAGGAGACCTGAGTGA